Genomic DNA from Nonomuraea rubra:
AGCGACACGTCGAGCTCGGGCAGCTCCTGCGAGGCGTAGGGGGAGGCCGAGTAGACCGAGGCGCCCGCCTCCGAGACCACGATCTTGGTGAGCCCGGGCATGTGCTGGATCAGCTCGCCGGCCAGCTTGTCGGTCTCGCGCGAGGCCGTGCCGTTGCCGATGGCGACCAGCTCGACGCCGTGCCGCTGCGCGAGCGCGCCCAGCACCGCCAGCGACTGGTCCCACTGCCGCTTGGGCTCGTGGGGGTAGATGGTGGCCGTCTCGACGACCTTGCCGGTGGCGTCGACCACGGCGACCTTGACGCCCGTACGCAAGCCGGGGTCGAGCCCCATCGTCGGCCGCGCGCCGGCCGGAGCGGCGAGCAGCAGGTCGCGCAGGTTGGTCGCGAACACCCGCACCGCCTCGTCCTCGGCCGCCTGCCACAGCCGCATGCGCAGGTCGATGCCCAGGTGCACGAGGATGCGGGTGCGCCAGGCCCAGCGCACGGTCTCGCTCAGCCACTTGTCGGCCGGCCGGCCCTGGTCGGAGACGCCGAACCGGGAGGCGATGCGCAGCTCGTAGTCGGGGCTGTCGTCGGGCTCCAGGGTGACGGAGAGGATCTCCTCCTTCTCGCCCCTGAACATGGCCAGGATCCGGTGCGAGGGCAGCTTGGTGAACGGCTCGCCGAACTCGAAGTAGTCGGAGAACTTGGCCCCCGCCTCCTCCTTGCCCTCGCGCACCTTCGACACCAGCCGCCCGTGGCTCCAGAACTGCTCGCGCAGCCCGCCGATGAGGTCGGCGTCCTCCGCGAAGCGCTCGATCAGGATGGCTCTGGCCCCTTCGAGCGCGGCGCCCGCGTCGGCGACGCCCTCGGTGACGAAGCCCTCGGCGGTGGCCGCCGGGTCGAGCGTGGGGTCGGCGAGGAGCTGGTCGGCCAGCGGCTCCAGCCCCAGCTCGCGGGCGATCTGCGCCTTGGTGCGCCGCTTGGGCTTGTACGGCAGGTAGATGTCCTCGAGCCTGGCCTTGGTCTCGGCGGCCATGATCTGCTCGCGCAGCTCGTCGTCGAGCTTGCCCTGAGACTCGATGGACTCCAGGATCGCCGCCCTGCGCTCCTCGAGCTCGCGCAGGTAACGCAGCCGCTCCTCCAGCGTGCGCAGTTGCGCGTCGTCGAGGGTGCCGGTGGCCTCTTTGCGGTATCGCGCGATGAACGGCACGGTCGCGCCGCCGTCGAGCAGGTCGACGGCCGCCTGCACCTGCCCTTCGCGTACGCCGAGCTCTGCGGCGATCCGCTGGTGAATAGAGAGCACTTGCCTGCCTTTCGATGGTCCCGCCGGTCAATTGTGCAGGACGACGCCGTCCTTCATGACCAGAGTGCGCGCAGGGTGAACGACCACCGCCTCCGCCGGGCTCCCGGCGGGCACCACGACGAGGTCGGCCCGGTCGCCGGGAGCCAGGCCGTAGTCGTCGAGCCCCAGCGCCCGCGCGCCGCCGACGGTGGCGGCCTCCAGCGCCAGCTCGATGTCGTCGTCCCTGCGGAACGTGCTGCGATAGGCGAGGTGCATGGCCCGCTCCAGCATGTCGCCGCTGCCGTACGGGCCCCACAGGTCGCGGATGCCGTCGTGCCCGCACGCGACCGTGACCCCGGCGGCCCGCAGCTTCTTGACGGGCGGCACGGGGAAGCTGTAGACGGCCGCCGTCACCACCGCGACGCCGGCCTCGGCCAGGCTCTCGGCCAGACGGTCCTGGTAGGCGTCGTCGAGCTGGCCCAGCGCGTACGCGTGGCTGACCGCGACCCTGCCGCCCAGCCCGAGCACCTTCGTCCGCTCGATGATCAGCTCCAGCTCCCACCCGCCCAGCGAGCCCCCGTCGTGCAGGTGGAGGTCGAGATGGGTGCCGTAGCGCCCGGCCAGGCCGAAGACCAGGTCGAGGTGGCGCACCGGGTCGCGGTCGATGCCCGCCGGGTCGAGCCCGCCGACCGCCTCCACGCCGCTCTTCAGCGCCTCCTCCAGCAGCTCGGCCGTGCCCGGGTTGGTGAGCACGCCGTGCTGGGGGAAGGCGACCTGGCGCACGTCGATCGGGGAGCCCGCCGCGGCCTCGCGCACGGCCTCCACCCCCCGCAACCCCGCTTCCGGGTCGATGTCGGTGTGGGTGCGCACGTGCGTGGTGCCGGCCGCGCTCATGCGCTCCAGCAGCGCGGCGATCCTGGTCACGCTCGGCACGCCCAGCTCGGCGCGGCGGCCGAGGTCGTTGGAGATGCGGCCGGAGAGCGTGTCGTCGGCGGAGTGGGGCACCCACGGCCCGCCGTAGAGGGTCTTGTCGAGATGGCAGTGGGCCTCGACGAGGCCGGGCAGGACGAGCTGCCCCGCCACGTCGAGGACCCGGGCGCCGGGTGCGTCGATCGGGCCGAGTGAGACCCGGTCGATGCGGCCGTCGCGGACCAGGATGTCGGCAGGCGCTCCGAGCCCCCAGGGGAGCCCGCCGCGCAGCAGCACGTCGGTCATGCCCAGCACCCTAAAGGGCGGGACCGACGATTTCGCTGCCTCTGGTGTGACGGTTCTGAAGACCTACTCGACGACCAGCTTGACGGGGATGTTGCCGCGGGTGGCGTTGGAGTACGGGCACACCTGGTGGGTGGCCTCGACGAGCTCCCGCGCGACCTCCGGCGCGAGGTCGTCCGGCAGCTCCACCCTGAGCGTGGCGTCGAGCTGGAAGCCGCCCTTGCCGTTGGGCGACAGGCCGATCTCGGCCGTGACGGCGGCGTCGGAGACGTCGATCTGCTTGCTCCCGGCCACGAGCCGCAGCGCCGAGGCGAAGCAGGCGGCGTAACCGGCGGCGAACAGCTGCTCGGGGTTGGTGCCCTCGCCGTCGCCGCCCAGCTCCTTCTGGAGGGCGAGCTTGACGTCGAGCTTTCCGTCGGAGGAGACCGCGCGGGCGTCGCGGCCGGACGAGGTGGCGATTGCGGTGTACATGATCCCGGCTCCCTAGATAGACAGACCTGTCTGTGCATCTGAGACTAGACAGGTCTGTCTGGTACCGTCAACAGGTGAGCGCAGAAACGCGGAGCCCGGCGCGGACCCGGGTGCTGGAGACCGCCGCCCGCCTGTTCTACGGCGAGGGCGTCCACGCGGTGGGCGTCGACCGGATCATCGCGGAGGCGGGCGTCGCGAAGGCGACCTTCTACCACCACTTCCCGAGCAAGGACGAGCTGGTCAGGGCCTACATTCTCGATCAGAGCGCGAGGCAGCGCGGCCTGGCGGAGAGCATGCGCGAGGGATCACCGCGGGAGCGGCTGCTGGCCGTCTTCGCGTTCATGTGCGAGTTCGGCGCCGGCCCCGCCTACCGGGGCTGCGCGTTCGTCAACACGGCGGCCGAGTATCCCGACCCCGCGCATCCCGTCCGCCAGGCCATCGCCGAGCACCGGCGCTGGAACCGCGACCTCTACCGCGACCTCCTGGCCGCCGACGGCCACCCGGACCCCGAGCGCACGGCCGACGTGCTGCTGCTGGTCAGGGACGGCCTCGTGGTCGGCTTCGACCTCGACGACCCCGCCACCGTCAGGGCCGCCGTCGACGAGACGCTCGCCCGCGTGCTGAGGCCCTGAGCAGCGCGTGCCGAGGCCCTGAGCAGCGCGTGCCGGGGCCCTGAACGGCGCGTGCCGCGGCGCTGATCAGATGGCGTCGAGGTGGGCGACGTTCGCCACGTCGGCCGGGTCGGTGCTCGGGCGCCCCGCCAGCCAGGCGTCCAGGATCTCGTCCAGCACCACCTCCGAGGTGAGCCGGAGGCTGAGCGCCAGCACGTTGGCGTCGTTCCACTTGCGGGCGCCGTCGGCGGTGTAGGCGTCCACGCACAGGGCCGCGCGCACGCCGGGCACCTTGTTCGCGGCGATCGACGCGCCCGTGCCGGTCCAGCAGCAGACGACCGCCTGCTCGGCGCGGCCCTCGCTGACGTCCCTGGCGGCCAGCTCGCAGGCCCACGCCCAGTCGTCGCGCTCGCCGTCGTCGAGCGCGCCGTGGGTCACGACCTCGTGCCCCCGCCGGCGCAGCTCGGACACGACCCGCTCCGCCACGCCGTCCCTGCTGTCGGCAGCCACCGAAATCCGCATGCGTCCCTCCTCCTTCACCTTCCAGGGTAGAGGTGGCACGCGGCCGTGAGACTGGCGTCAGAAGGCCTTATGTGCTTGGTTGTGGCGACATATGCGACTTGAAATGAACGACATTCCGGCCCTCGCCCGCGGCTGCGCCGTGCTGGGCACCGGCGGCGGGGGAGACGTGCGTACGGGATCGCTGGCCGCGATCAGAGCCATCCGCGAGTACGGCCCCGTACCCCTGCTGAAACTCGACGACCTGCCGGGCGACGCGCTGATCCTGCCGCTGTCCGGCATCGGCGCGCCGACCGTCAGCCACGAGATGATCCACGGCGAGGACGAGCCGAAGCGCATCGCCGAGGAGGCCGAGCGCATCTTCGGCCGCCCGCCGAGCGCGATCATGTCCTCGGAGATCGGGGGCGCCAACGGCGTCGCGCCCGTCGCCTGGGCCGCCCAGCTCGGGGTGCCGCTGCTCGACGCCGACGGCATGGGCCGGGCCTTCCCCGAGGTCCAGATGGTCTCGATGTACGTGGCGGGGATCCCGGCCGACCTCGTGATCATGTCCGACGTGGCGGGCAACGTGGTGACGATCCGCCCGGTCGACGGGCTGTGGTCCGAGCGCATCGCGCGGGCCGTCTGCGTGGCGGCGGGCTCGCACGCGCTGATGTCCGACTACCTGCTGACCGCCGACCGGGCCAGGGGCGCGGTCATCGAGGGTACGGTCACCCGCGCCCTGGAGATCGGCCGGGCCACCGAGGGCGCGGCGGACCCGCTGGCCGCCCTGCGTGACCGCCTCGGCGCCACCAGGCTCATCACCGGCAAGCTGACCGACGTGGCGCGGCGCACCACGGGCGGCTTCGTCAGGGGCACGGCCACGATCGAGGGCACCGGCGACGACCGCGGCCGCCGCCTGACCCTGGAGCTGCAGAACGAGAACCTGGTCGCGGACGAGGGCGGCCGGATCCGCGCCATGGTGCCCGACCTCATCACGGTCGTGGACACCGAGACCGCCGCCGCCATCCAGACCGAGGCCCTGCGGTACGGCCAGCGCGTCACGGTCCTCGCCTGGCCCTGCGACCCGCTCTGGCGCACCCCGAAGGGTTTGGAGACGGCCGGGCCGCGGGCGTTCGGCTACGACCTGGGCTACGTGCCCGTGGAGGAGCTGTCGCATGGCTGACCTGCGCATCGGGATCGACGTCGGCGGCACGAACACCGACGCGGTCGTGCTGGACGCCGACGGCCGGGTGATCGCCAAGGCCAAGCGGCCGACCACCCCCGAGGTGACCGAGGGCCTGCGGGCGGCACTCGACGCCGTGCTCGCTGAGCTAGGCAACGGCCGCGAGCACGTCACCCGCGTCATGCTCGGCACCACGCACGCCACGAACGCCATCCTGGAGCGGCGCGGCCTCGGCCGGGTGGCCGTGGTACGGCTGGGCGCGCCCGCCACCACCGCCGTGCCCCCGCTCTCCGACTGGCCTGACGACCTGCGCAAGGCCGTCTCCGCGGGCGAGGCCATCGTGCCCGGCGGCCACTACGTGGACGGGCGCGAGATCAGCCCGCTCGACCTGGACGCCGTCCGCCGCTTCCTGGACGGCGTGCGCGCCGACGCCGTGGCCGTCACCAGCGTGTTCAGCCCCGCGGACGACGGGCACGAGCGGCGGGTCGAGGAGCTGGTCAGGGCCGAGTACGGCCTGCCGGTCTCGGTGAGCAGCGAGATCGGCTCGCTGGGCCTGCTGGAGCGCGAGAACGCGACCGTGCTG
This window encodes:
- a CDS encoding Tex family protein produces the protein MLSIHQRIAAELGVREGQVQAAVDLLDGGATVPFIARYRKEATGTLDDAQLRTLEERLRYLRELEERRAAILESIESQGKLDDELREQIMAAETKARLEDIYLPYKPKRRTKAQIARELGLEPLADQLLADPTLDPAATAEGFVTEGVADAGAALEGARAILIERFAEDADLIGGLREQFWSHGRLVSKVREGKEEAGAKFSDYFEFGEPFTKLPSHRILAMFRGEKEEILSVTLEPDDSPDYELRIASRFGVSDQGRPADKWLSETVRWAWRTRILVHLGIDLRMRLWQAAEDEAVRVFATNLRDLLLAAPAGARPTMGLDPGLRTGVKVAVVDATGKVVETATIYPHEPKRQWDQSLAVLGALAQRHGVELVAIGNGTASRETDKLAGELIQHMPGLTKIVVSEAGASVYSASPYASQELPELDVSLRGAVSIARRLQDPLAELVKIDPKSIGVGQYQHDLAESKLSRSLDAVVEDAVNAVGVDVNTASAPLLTRVSGIGSTLAESIVRHRDANGPFRTRAALKSVPRLGPKAFEQCAGFLRIRGGDDPLDMSSVHPESYPVVRRILTSAKTDLKALIGNTAALRTLRPDDFTDETFGLPTVTDILRELEKPGRDPRPAFKTATFKEGVEKISDLTSGMILEGVVTNVAAFGAFVDVGVHQDGLVHVSAMSRNYVKDPRDVVKPGDIVRVKVLDVDIPRKRISLTLRLEDETAAQQGGEGPRKGAGRQGRGDGQPGRGQGARGDGGRGSGRGDGGRGDGGRGDGGRGNGGRGDGGRGDGGRGRGDGQRNGDGGQRGRGDGRGGQRRQDRPAPTGAMAEALRKAGLTGDNR
- a CDS encoding amidohydrolase, which gives rise to MTDVLLRGGLPWGLGAPADILVRDGRIDRVSLGPIDAPGARVLDVAGQLVLPGLVEAHCHLDKTLYGGPWVPHSADDTLSGRISNDLGRRAELGVPSVTRIAALLERMSAAGTTHVRTHTDIDPEAGLRGVEAVREAAAGSPIDVRQVAFPQHGVLTNPGTAELLEEALKSGVEAVGGLDPAGIDRDPVRHLDLVFGLAGRYGTHLDLHLHDGGSLGGWELELIIERTKVLGLGGRVAVSHAYALGQLDDAYQDRLAESLAEAGVAVVTAAVYSFPVPPVKKLRAAGVTVACGHDGIRDLWGPYGSGDMLERAMHLAYRSTFRRDDDIELALEAATVGGARALGLDDYGLAPGDRADLVVVPAGSPAEAVVVHPARTLVMKDGVVLHN
- a CDS encoding organic hydroperoxide resistance protein, with amino-acid sequence MYTAIATSSGRDARAVSSDGKLDVKLALQKELGGDGEGTNPEQLFAAGYAACFASALRLVAGSKQIDVSDAAVTAEIGLSPNGKGGFQLDATLRVELPDDLAPEVARELVEATHQVCPYSNATRGNIPVKLVVE
- a CDS encoding TetR/AcrR family transcriptional regulator gives rise to the protein MSAETRSPARTRVLETAARLFYGEGVHAVGVDRIIAEAGVAKATFYHHFPSKDELVRAYILDQSARQRGLAESMREGSPRERLLAVFAFMCEFGAGPAYRGCAFVNTAAEYPDPAHPVRQAIAEHRRWNRDLYRDLLAADGHPDPERTADVLLLVRDGLVVGFDLDDPATVRAAVDETLARVLRP
- a CDS encoding RpiB/LacA/LacB family sugar-phosphate isomerase; amino-acid sequence: MRISVAADSRDGVAERVVSELRRRGHEVVTHGALDDGERDDWAWACELAARDVSEGRAEQAVVCCWTGTGASIAANKVPGVRAALCVDAYTADGARKWNDANVLALSLRLTSEVVLDEILDAWLAGRPSTDPADVANVAHLDAI
- a CDS encoding DUF917 domain-containing protein produces the protein MNDIPALARGCAVLGTGGGGDVRTGSLAAIRAIREYGPVPLLKLDDLPGDALILPLSGIGAPTVSHEMIHGEDEPKRIAEEAERIFGRPPSAIMSSEIGGANGVAPVAWAAQLGVPLLDADGMGRAFPEVQMVSMYVAGIPADLVIMSDVAGNVVTIRPVDGLWSERIARAVCVAAGSHALMSDYLLTADRARGAVIEGTVTRALEIGRATEGAADPLAALRDRLGATRLITGKLTDVARRTTGGFVRGTATIEGTGDDRGRRLTLELQNENLVADEGGRIRAMVPDLITVVDTETAAAIQTEALRYGQRVTVLAWPCDPLWRTPKGLETAGPRAFGYDLGYVPVEELSHG